CAAGATTTTAAACAATAAATTGCCTACAAGCCTTTTACTTGATGCTACCTGTTAACAAAGTTTACAGCTGAAGGTTCTTACAATTTTTATTGCACATAATGTACATCCAATAAAAACCACACTATACTGtatcaaaaattaaaaaacagacaTTCTTATGCTACAGAAATACCAACACTGGTTTTGAGGAGCTTGGCTTCTTTTTTTTACAAAGTGAGGCCATCATCAATTCACAACTCCCAAGGCTGGAAAGAGTCAGCACATCTCTGAAGATTAAATAAACAGAAGTTAATTCTCTAGGATCCACGATTTCCCTGTTGCAAATTTAGCAAAGCGCCTGGCAGCAGTCCAGTTTGGAAACTAGATTATGTAGCAAGGTGTGGTTAGGTGAGGAATGAGTACGAGGCTCTGAAGGTGTCCAGTGGTCACTGCAACATAACTGTGGGGGTCTCCTGTAAAaaaaggtgtgggggggcagCAGTGGAAATTGTCCAAGCCCAGGCCACATGGCAACTTGACAGGAGTTCCAGTACGACTTGCAGTTCTCAGAAAATGGAGTCGACAGTATCTTTAACAAAGAGGTCTAACCCTACAGATTCCAGTACGCAATGCTCTACCTCAGTCCAAGCAGTCAAAACACACCACTGCATCTTGGGACCTGTAGCCTCTGAGGTCCTTATCACTGTACTAAATAGAAGAGGGCTGCAGGACTCCTGGTACCCATCTCAAATCTGTAGAATAAGAGTGCTTGTAGATTGTATGTAAACAGTATCTCTTCCTTGCTTTCTCCACAACACAGCTGTTACCAGTAAGTTACATTTTCAATACAGTAAGTAACATTCTGTATTTCTGTATCACTTTCTTCCATTCTGAGCCATTCAAAATGCTTTCCAAAGGTGAGCAGCCCTCATTCCCCTCTTCTACAGgtgaagcacagagaaattaaggctCAGACTTTCAAAGCAGCCattcattttgggtgcccaacatcAAACACCTGTGGACAATTTCAGAGGTGCTCAATACCCGGTACcatcaactgaagtcagtgggatctgCTGGTGCTCGGTATTTGCTGAAAAACCAAGCCCTAAGTGTCCACTGTTAGGCACACAACAAATGAAGCAACCAAAATTTGAGTCCACTTGCCAAAGATCACAAagtgagccaggaacagaagctaGGTCTCCTGAACTACCCACTAGACAATGTTACCACCACAACACTCCCTGACCCTACCCCTCAATCTGTAGAGTGAAATCTCAAACTGAATAAACAGACTGAAAAAACAATTGGGTCCCAAAGACAAACCTGAACATCTGGCTGTTCTCACTGCTTTACACATCAGGGCAAAGTGACTTGTTTCCTGCTAGCGTGGTGAGGTAGGCAGGTCTGTTTCTATTCTAGGACAGAACAATCCAGGGGGATTTGACCTGCTTCCTTCCACGGCCAGCACTGCCTACGGAACTCTTACCATTCAGGCAGGACCTTATGTTCCAGCACTGATGCACTCAGTGAGGAGCTTGGGAGTAGCACCCTCTGTCAGGCACTTAGAAGAAGTTCTGCCTCTAGAAGCAGCAGTTAGAAGCAAGGCTGAAATAAAATCTATTTGAAAAGAGGAAGGCAAGAGGGGAGGACAAGAGGAGAGGAAACGGCAGAGGAGGACAGATAAAAGAAAGTGGAATGGAAGGGGAAAAGATGACAGAAAAGGCAAAAGGAAACTGATGGCTAAAGAACTAGGAAAACAGGCAGAGGGATCATATTAACCGTATGCTGAAACTCCAGCAGTACTGGTAGGGGCCTTGGTGTCCCAGAGATCCGGCAGGCACTCTTCCAGCAGGGAGCGGGATGGATAGTGCTGAAAGCATGTCGGGTCTCTGCACCTCTAAAGCGGAGTGACTGGGAACAGATGCTTCCCTCACAGTTCCAAGCCATTCGAGCACGTCCGGGAGCAATGTTCTGACGGAAAAATCAGCAGCATAAGCACATGTGTGCAGCAGATTCCACCGGGGCAGGGAGAATGTTTAGTAGCAAAACAGAAGAGCAATTCTTGAAGAAGCTCTGACACGGAACAAGGGGAAGAGTTTTAGAGCCTGCAGTGGGGAAGTGTGAATGCACCAAGGCagcagggatgggagaggaggCTCCAGTCAGTATCGTTTGCATCCCTTTTTCTTGCCCCCGcgttgctgctgcttctctttccgTGCCCCAGCCGTGGTAAAGGTGATACAGTGAGCGTCCAAAAAGTCCAGCAGTTTTCCCAGCGCAATCTTAATGCCATTCTGCTTCAGCTCTGCCTGCAGCCCAGTCAGCTCAAAGGGCTGGTAAAGGAGGATCTTCTGGTACAGGCCGGGGTTGGAATGGATGTAGCATCTCACTGCCTCCAGCTTATCTGCctctcgggctgcagcctgagacgCTGGGAACCCCTCGTCCTCTTCAGATGTAAGCACACCTGTCTCAAACTCATTGGAAGAAGAACTGAAaatgagagagaggagagagcaaTTAAATGCCAATGATCATGGACCAACAGGGAACATGGTGGAGTTATTGATTAAACGCCCTTGTATGGCCCTCCCTAGTGCTATGAATTCTCTGACATTTTAGGTCTCATGAAAATAACTGTCTGATGGGACAGGCAGCATGGGCAAGTGTTCAGTGAACTTCCATTCTCAGCTCGGCCAATGCCCCTCCTGCTTTACCGGCAGCATCTCCCGCTATTCCAGTCTTGGCCCCCTCATACATAGCTGTGCTGGTGCTCCTCACTCCTGACCAGCACTACCTGCTTCTATTCTACTCTTGGACTCCTTATGCACAGCTCTGTTACCGCACCTCCTGTGACCAGCAGGgacccctgctattccagttctgggcctccattcagctctgccagtgcttcTCACTCTTGACCTACAGAGCCCAGACATCCCAGGCGTGGGCCTTTACCAAGCTCAGAATATCAGATATGCCAAACTACGGTTTTGTGATTGACAAGAGATCACTAGGAATTAAACTGAAAACCCCCCAAAAAGGATATGTGGGTGACCTAAGCCCAGGACAAAGGACAGCGCTTCTCTACTTTGAAGGAGAGCTGAGGTGTCTCCCCCACGCCCCTGGACCACACCAGTAATGAGGTTTTCCTTGCAGTTTCAGTCCCTTACCTCTGTGACCCAAAGGAGTTGTCACTTCCAGCTGCTGAAGAAGCTGCAGACTCCTGAGATGCTGAGAGCACCTGTCCATCAGCACTGCCCACCAGAGAACCTTTAACTGGAGATGTAGCTGGAGACAAAGTAGCTCCCTTTAGCCCTCTGGCTCCTCCTGGGTGGCCTTTAGTTTCAGCTGTTTTCTTAGTCCTCAGATAGCCTGTTGTAGAGGGGCCCGTTGAGCTGTCAGCATCACCACTGCCCAGAACTGGCAGGGAAGGGACCGAAACCCCCAGCTTCTGCTCGCACCCTACACCGGAGGCCTTGGAATTCTCTTCTCTCAGTTCAATCAAGTCCGGTTGGGGTTGGCTGGGGTGCTTGGCAGTGGCTTTCCGTAAGGGTGGTTGGGAGGATGGGATCTCATCCTCCGAGTCAGAGGACATGATCTGATGAGTATACTGGAATATCTCCTTCAACTTTAACACCATCTGCCGTTTTGGGAGAGGACGGACTCCAAATCTAAAATACAAAGGTGACACTTTAGTTAAGCAGTATGGTAAGCTTAGGCTTATGTGGTGACGCCGCATCTTTGTGGCGTCGCAGCGTGGGTGGAGGAATTGAAGGCTCCAGTCCCACATGAAGTCTGCAGTCCAGCCATCACTACTAACTGGGTCTCAAGCAACATTTACTGGAATGCCATCAAATGTTTCTCTCTTGCTGAAAAGGGGCTTCTCTGTCAAGCTACTTCCCTGCAGATATCTGCACATTAAGAAACTGGCCTTGCTCTCCAAGGTGCTAATGGAGGCAACACTAACCTGTTCAGTtccttcttcagctctggggtcTCCATGATGGAGTAAGCTGGTACTGGTGTTATGGGAACTCTGGGGGGCTGGTTTCTCTTGTGACAGGCAAGGTCTGCAGCAAAATGAAATTACAATGAGAATAAATATATCAACATGGAGGGTCCTGGGACTGGCTGATGATTTCTAGTCTTTGTGAGAGATATTACAAGGACACATAATAGCAATATCTAGGGCATCATTTTCCCCCAAAAGATCCCACAGCCCTTTACCAGCTATCTCATGTTCATTTTAGACAGACCTTTGAAAACTTTGGGGGGTTTTGGGTGGACTCAAGTCGgcctctttttgttttatttttactcacTTTACCTAAGAAAacagtttaatttaaaagaaaggaCAAATTTTGGACCCAAAGTCCCTATGCTGTAAGGACAGGCACCTTTTGCCAGTTAACAAAAGGTTGTGTTATTGAACTTTGTAAAGGGACCACGGCTGGCATGAGCCATGTCTGTAGCACAGGAGGGTGAAATTCAGAGGAGAGGGGCTGTTGTTCCAGAGGTAAACAAATGGGTCTTACCTCTCTGGAGAGCAGAGTTGGGTCTAGAACACTGAGCTGGGTCTAAAGCAAAATTAGTTTGTTGGCCACTTCCTAATCCCTTACTGTGAAACTATCACCCAAAATAGCGTGACTAATTAACACTATGAGATCCTGGACAGAAGGAGCTACATCAGTCTATAGAGATTTAAAAACTGTAATCAAATAAGCTCTCCAGCACTGCAGAGAGGCAAGTGTCAGGTCACACGTATAGATATTtaagctgaagcacagagatgtTAAGTTGCTGCCCAAATCACACAGTGAGTCGGTGTCAGAGATGGGAAGAGCCCAACCTCCCGCTCATATCCATAGATCATACTATTTCCCTATTCGTAGGTCAAGATTTGGGTGTATTACGAGAGCCTCTGGGAAGGGGCCCAGAACTGGGGCTGCAGTTCAGGACTGAGGGGCCCTGTCTGAGCTTTAAAGGAAAGCTTGCATGATGCCCATCTGCAGGCTGCCTAGTGCTTGCCAGTGCTATAAATCTCCCAATTTCTTGAGTGCCACATTCATATGCGTAAAAAGAAAGACGACTGCAACTGTTCTACTGACAAAGTAGCTGATCTGAAGGCCTCACGTGCTGTTAACGGAAGGGTCACAGAGTATTTGAACAGTAAGGATCATACTGATATCAAACCATACCCACAGCAGCCAAGCATCCAGTAGGATTTAGATAAAAAAACCACCTGTATTGTGACCTTGATATCGCTCACTGCAGAAACCTCCCTGGGGAATGGGACTCATGAAACAAACAATGTGAATGAAACACAAAAACACTCTATTCCAATAATACTGAGTGTCAAGTGGAATCCCCTACCTAGCAACAAGGAACTGTGAAGCTGACACTACCTCTTTGGCACCTGGCCTTGAAAATCATGTCAGACCAGCAGGTGAACCGCCTAAACACAACAAGGTGAACTACAGACAGAGTGACGAGTTCAAATGAAAACAGCACAATTCATTGCAATGTTTCTAGGATTCATACAAGTACTTACCAGGAGTCTTTAGGGGCTGGGTattctgggcagctgctgcagctgacACCCTCTGTGTGAGAGGAAGAATCTCGGGGACTTCATCTTCATCCCACTCATCCCAGACTTTAGAGTTCAGAAAACTTAGCCTATTGCTCACTGAAGAATGTGCCTCAATAGGACTCTCTTCACGACAGAGCAAGGTCTTTCTATTGCCAACAGGATTTCCTCGAAGAGGAGTGCTACCTGTAATTTCCAGGGCTCTGGTTGGGCTCTTCCATTGGTCGTGCTGAACGCCACTTTCTCCGCGGATGAGACTGCTGGTATTTGCCCAGTCCGCCCTCTCAAGCACCTTGTTGTTATCTTTGATTGGTGACAGATGTTTGACACTCCAGCAGTCGTCATCAACTGGAATTGGTGGCTCATCACCAAGCAGGAAGCTGCCACTCGAAGGGAGCAGAGccacctccttttcctcctcactGTCCTCTACCTCAACCACACTAATGTCTGTTTTATTCTCCAAAGACAGCTCACGGCATAGAAGGCCTTGTTTGGGTGAAGACAAGTTTTCTGAAGACTTCTCTTTCACACGAACACAGGCAGGTGAGAGTGGAGCTGGAGAAACTCGCAGAGAATCCTTCCAAAAGTGACCTAAAGGGCTTCCAGGAGAGGTTTTTTTGCTGACTGAGGAGTTCTCTGTAAGCAAATGTTTTTGTGAGGAAGTTGCAAGTAACAGATCTGAAGTTATCTCTGGAATCTTCATAGCTTCCCCATCTTGTTTATGGTCACTATTATTTACCAATAAAGCTTTAGTCCTGTGCTTAGACCCTTGACTCCTGAAACAACTCAAACTTGTTGCCTGGGTCTGTGTTGAGCAGTTCCTGCTTCTGGTAAGAAGAGGTGTGTCTGGCACCAACCATGAGGTGTCCATGTTAGAGCTCTCCTCATGGCTCAGATTCAGTCTGCTATCAATACAGGTCCCAACCTGGTTGTTAAGAGACATCTTTCCTGACAGCTTTACAGCATTCTCACTGTGCACCTTGTCTTGACTTCCTAGTGACACTTGAAATGGTCTCTGGTGTATTGCAATGTCAGCAACTGAAACAGGTCCAGAGTTTGGTACCTCGTGCTCTTGCTCCACTTTCTTACAGTTATAATCCAATCGCCTGGAGATTTCCATTTCCCTCAGGGAAGGTTCAGAATCTGATTTCTCCTTCATTTGTTCTAACTCCATTTCTTCATCAGAATCCAGCAAAAGAATAACTTCAGCCTCTTGGTTCACATGAGAAGCAGTATTCTGAGTTGTGAGGACCAACGATGAGCAAGCTGGGacatgtttttgcttttttaagtCAATGCAGGGAGACTTTGCTGGAGAAAGTGTGTTCTTTATGATCTTCTCAAGTCCTGAATCATCATTCTGTTCGCTGGCTTTTTGGAAGGATGCACCATCAGACTGAAAGAGTCctttattttgcttttgctttggTGCTGATACAGGAGAAATTTCTGTGGATACTCTGGAAAATGTCCTATTTGATTCTGGAGACATAGGTGATGAACCAACAGCTGGCAAAACTGGTGAGGAAGGGTTGATAAGAGGACTGCTACACAAATCACTCCTAACTGACAGGAGGTCTTTCTGTGACTGATGGTGAACAGGTGGATTATTAACCTCAACAGGTGTTCCACTGGAAATCTCTCCTGACTCTTTGTTGGCTTCATTTAGTGGAGAAGGCTCACAATGTTCCCCTTGGGTTGCGGAAAACATGGGATCATAACTTTTACTGAGGTCAGCATCATTGTGTTGGCAACTAGGGAACAGTTTTTCCCACGCATCATCCTCTTCTTCACCTTGTGAAATCTGAGAGACTCTAGAAACCTTCACTACTTTGGGCATTCTCCGACAGCCCTCTCTTTCATCAGAGGCTCCACCATGGGAAGCCGAAACGTCACCGCACTCACAAGGCTTACCCTGCAAGTGCACAGGCGCAATTCGTGTAATGCTCACGTTCTCACTCCTACTTATACCTAGGATTTTCTTTTCTTGCCCAGGTGATTCACAGCTGGATCTTCCCAGGCCAAAGTTTTCCTTCCATTCTTTAATCTTGCTGCTTGTTGAGGGAGATTCACACACCACCACCTCTTCATCCTCAGTCTGTCGGTTCACATTTTGGGCCTCCTCTGTTTCACTGTAAGTGCATCTGCCTGTGCCTTCCTCCACCTCTGCTTCATCTCGAACAATCTTTCGCTGAGTGGCAACAAACTCATAAATTTCCTCCAGTTCCTGCTCATCCACTTTCTCATTGTCTTCCTCTTCCTGGTCTTCAGGTTTCAGCAAAGCTACTTCTTCCTCATCTTCATCTACCCACATTGACCTCAAGAGCTCCTGGAAGTTCTCAGCTCTGTTCTCACAATTCTCTTCTTCCCCCATGGAGAAAAGTTCATCTCCTGAGTCTACCCCAGCATGCTCCTGCTTCTCCCCAGGGCTGTTTCCACATATAGAGATCAGTTCACTCACACCAAACCTGCAATGATACAATGGAAGGTTATTGTTTTTCCTCCACCAGTTAGCTGGCTCACCAGCATCCTCAGCAGATTTCCTTACAAGAATCATGTGTCTCATTTCCATTAGGTGCATCAGCTCAAATCTAACTTTATTATTCAGAATCCCCTTTCCCAGCCGATACCCGAAAGCACTAGTCCCACTCCTTAAAGCTTGTATTTAAAGGTAAAAGACTTTACATGGCTGGAATTAAAATTCCTAGCACCGCAGACAAAAATCAAGAAGCAAACCAAGAGCCCTCCCAAGGAGCAGGACTATCATGATTACACTTCTTGTGTTTCTGCCTCCATCATGGACTCCTTTGCTAAGAAGGCTCTGATGTCTGAGCAGCTTCTCCCTGAAAGAGAAGCTAGTAGGCTAGTTTAACACCCCCCAAAGCAGAGAACATTTAATGTTCTCAAGGGTCTAAATTTGCCACACTGCAAAAAGGGGCAGAAGGTCAGGTGTCAAGGACAGAGCCTCAGTCAAACTGATAGGCTTAGAAAATATGCTTGATACATTCCATCGATCGGACATACAACATCCATGCAAACTCATCAGCCTTGCTGTAGCTACATTGCAACTCCAACCCACAGTCTGCTCTGTTTCCACCTACCTCTCCTGCCGCTCACTAGGCACAAGAACTAGGGCCTGGTTTGTGAATGTGTCCTTGCAAATTAGATGCAGTTTCCTTAGCGGGACACAATCAATTTGAAATCTACTCAGTCGAAAGGTCAAGTTTTACACCTTCCCCGTGTCCATTTTTGTGGTTTTAGAATCAtacttttttcctgtttttaaaaatctgtttctgtcTCACTACTGCGAAGGAATATACAAACGTCAGGGGAAACTGACTGACTAGTTGTTGGTACGGAGGAAAGTACCATGAATGCACAGAAAATATAGAATATGTTTTTCTTTCACTTCTTTCACTCCGAGTCATTAGGTGTTAATTGTAAAACTAACAGGTCCACATTTTCAGAGGggtgatttttaagttgacagaATCCCTTGAATCTGTCCGTTTTTTAAGGATTATTTCTGAAGTGCACTTAGAGTCATGAAATGACAGTAAGGCTGATACCGCAAGTTAGTGTTACACACAGTATTGATCTTCTCTCAGCAGGTCTTCTGGGGATTAACTAACTATAGTTAGTGAAGTGCTTAGAGAACCTCAGATGAAAGACATACTAACTATTATTACATCGCCACCAGCAGCAACAACAGAGACCATGGAATCAAATGCTGCTGAGGACACTAGGGGCAGAATGGAATGGCTTGTTCTCCCCCAGACTATAATGGGCCTGTGCTGACAGGTGTAACTTGGCAGATACACCCAGTGAGAAGATGAGGGGAGTGACACTTTTGTGACAATGGTCACACTGGAAACGTACACAGAGAACTAAAAAGTTTGTTGTAGCCACTCAGGCCAGGAATGAAGATGGCAGGCTAGATGTGTGCAGGAAAACTGCAAAACACTGACCCCCACTGACCATCTGAACTGAAAGGACTTCACCTAAACCAATGCAGCCTGGGGGAGTCACCTCTGCAGAAACTTGGGTGTAAATTCCCAGGCTGGGACCCTAAATAAATCTCACTGTGTAAGTGATTAGACAGCAGCATACACACCTGATGGCAAGAGCTCCCACATCAGAGAGCACCTGGGCAGGGATACTGGTATCAGCTGCATAAAGGTACTGCAGAAATGCACGGGCTGCCTCGACCGTCACCTCACTCAGCAGCACTCGACGGGTCTGCAAATTCCCATCCTCTTCCACTAAGAAACCTTCACGGTGAACCTGAGAGTGAAAAGAATCAAACAGCCAAAGCAAGGTCATTTGTCAGCAAGAGAGGGGCGCAGGGGGATCAGCCCCAGAATGCCCACACCAGATCAGACCTTTCATCCACCAAATCCTCATCTGGACTCTGGCAGTAGTCAGTACCTGAGACTTCAGAGGAAAGCTAAAAAAGTCAAATATGCAATGCTCTttatgggggcgggggagtgttcCTCCTAACCCGTACAGCCACCACCTTACACCCGGAAATATGACATCTGATCCTTCTGTATAACTGCCACACATCAGTCATAACCTTATCCAGCCCCTTTCTAAATCCAGTACCTTCCAGAGCAGTGAACTGCATAGGCTGACTATATGCTGGATAAAGAAAAGTTTCCTTGGATTGGTTCTAAATTTACCAATCATGGGTTGCATTGAGTGGCCTCTTGCTATCCTGTTATGGGACAGCATAGAAAGGAGGGACTGATCAGCTTTTCCCATATCCTTCGCACCCTGAATCATACCCACTGCACCCACATGGATCCACCCTGCTCCCCTCTCTTGCTGGGATGCTTCCACCCCGTCCACCCCTAGCATCTACTGCAGTATCTGAGATTCTCTCTTATGGTACTGAATGTCACCCAAAAGCTACAGCTAACACTTGGAGCtagggctgtgattcccagctttTGCAGAAATACTCACGCTACCTCttattgagctagcatgctaaaacaGCAGTGCAGTTGCAGTAGCAAGGGTAGCAGTGAGTGgaagcatgggctagctgcccgagTAAAAACCCATTCAGACCCCACAGGCCTGTACTCTTGGCCGCTAGCCATGCTGCTGCTCACCACCACCCTGGTACTATGACTACACTACTATATTTAGTGCACTAGCTCCTCAAGAGCTAGCATGAGTTTGcctatgcaagctgggaatcaatCCCCCAACTCCAAGTGTAGAAACAGCCAAACAGAAAACACAGGCTCCCAGTTGCTTCTGATTCCTCTGTTAACTCCCGGTGGCTCAAGATCTCTGAAAATTGCAAGACCTGACTCTTACAACACTCCCCTGGCCAACAGAGAGACTAAATGGAAAACACTACACTGCAGAAAAGGGAAACGATCCACACAGAAGGGATTAAACACATCACGTAGGGGACGGATCCTACAACCATTATGCACACAAGTAGTTCCTATGCACGCAAGTAATTAATGAGGACTACTCAGGTAAGAAAGGGTTGCAGGGTTGGGCTATGGATCAGTGATGTTGGGAGTGTGCATGGGGCTAAACCACTGTGCATGGGGCTAAACCATGACCTCAGTCTCCTAACTCCATTTACAAAGGGGTCTCAGGGCGTACAGGTGCCTCTGAGTTAACAGCATTTAAGGAAACTCAAAATGTGTTCAGATGCTGGTGGCAGCTCTTGGTACTACGACCTAGGGTTCAGATCCTAGACTCAGGGCCCGTCACACTGCACTGGTGGGATGCTATTGAGGATGTACTGTGTGCTGCTCGACTGCACACCCTGCTGTGGAGCGTGAGGAGCATTTCACTGTCCTTGGTGAGAAGCTCTGTTCAGCACTGTTAGCGCAATGGCAACTGTGGGAGGAGAGGCCTTGTACAGGGAAATGGTTTCTACtccgggggaggggtggagaccGACCCTCATAAAGGTCACGCACAGGCATAGCTAGACTCTCCACAGTCTAGTCCCTGGATTTCATGTGTCGCCCAAGCTCAGCTCTAGGAGAAGGGCATGACAGATGTACCCGTCAGGACACACTAGCCTAGGCCTGTGTGGGGTGGGAAGCTATGGAAATCCAGAGGGCAAACATATAGTTAGATAGATACCCTCCCATATAAACTGCTGGCAGATTGCTGTGTCTACCATCGCCCTCACTCCTTCAAGCAAACTGCCACGCACTCTCTTTGACAACACCACAGGACTCTTGCTACCtgcctgtggggaggggcgggtggCTGCAATTCACAGCTGGGTCGGAAGTGTCTTCTGCACCAGGCTTTAGCACCTGCTCCTGACTCTGAAGCAGTACTCTCTGTACAGACTGGAGCCAATCTCCTCCTAGTTAGGAGGAGAGTAGCGCATAGCAGCTGTGCCCAGAGACAGCAGCACTGCcagaaggaagaggaaggcaGCACAGCAAACAAATGCAAAAGCAAACACATCCAGCCATACTTACGACTTCAGTCAGCTGTGGGCACCGTGCATAAAGCACAAACATATGGGCATAAAGGACTTCCCCACTGTCTACCTGGAACTGGACGTCACTTAGATGGGGGTTGTTGACCATTCCACTGAAATCGACAGCCAGCGACCTGAGTGAGGACTAGAAcaaagaaggaaggagagagaaaaacgcTGTAATTCATTTCCCTAACAAAGGCAGAGGGGATAACCCAGTTTGTCAGTGCTGCTGTACTCTGGGCCCAGGTTTGGATGGATTTAGCTTTCCCCCTTGTGATGATTCATGTCCTCGATTAAATTTCACTTCTAAGCCAACAATAATGAATTTCAGAAGCAACTAGTATCAAGCTTTCCCTTCGGAGTTACCATCCTGCAGTTGGAGTCATGCTTCCTGCTGAGCTCTGTTACCCTGCCTGTTCTGGCAGACAGGACAATTTCAGTGAGACTTCAGTTTAACTGGCCTTaaacacactgggccaaattctctgaaggCGTAGCGGCAAACAGCTGCATTTactccagcagagaatttgacccaCAGGCTGACTGCAGTGTGGGTAAGCAGTCCTCACTGGGATGTACTCAGCATCTAAGCCAAACTTGGGAGGTGAGGCTGGAGCAGACTTCTGAAATTGTTCTGACTGCTACTGCAGCTAGAAACAAAGTCATGCCATGAGGTGCACCTATCCCCAACCAATGCAACAAGCATATCAACACAGGGTCTTCCCAAGCAACATCAGCATGCTAATTTATAGCACCTCTCTGGTTGCAATGTCTACCTGGAATTATTTTAACTGAATGCAGAATAATGGGAAAGGGCACAAAGGAAAGTGGAAGACTCAGGGACTGCATcatgggatacagagccttttCTTCTCTAGTTCATTGTAGTCTGGCTCACACTGATATGAGCTGAGAGATGTCACCATCTAACTGGGTGTTCCATGGCTTGTGTTCTCACTCCGTTTCCCAATAGACAGGTAcactgggtgggattttcaaaagtgcttaagtgacctTAGGTGTTTGTCCAGTCACTCAAgctattttgaaaatcctac
The nucleotide sequence above comes from Natator depressus isolate rNatDep1 chromosome 10, rNatDep2.hap1, whole genome shotgun sequence. Encoded proteins:
- the SLX4 gene encoding structure-specific endonuclease subunit SLX4 isoform X4, translated to MDELDNDFKELCANLLSRVRKKAGDAEGGRKVQSGTRSTATKSKLKKSKSAAKSKSQHDSSVGKRVGLPGCTDSNEQALGHEPEGEATACGNDGPPLGDGNGDPRSAIQLYAMTPNCNQNSLAVTTPDLPAKEPDVALAVALQQELKEVVPGSLEEAGLFFCQICQRDLSAMNATRRGQHVNRCLDEMEKSQVPSSSNPQIPECPICGKQFHTPKSRASHLKRCAVKMEVPPQLLLQAVQSQALALSDGLPVAPSNQLGRSKRKGSSKEKESKKKQKTSKVETTDEDLLVAMAMSRSLLEQIRQEEAKSVTSIKLESALPIKWKPGAEKKRRKNTPLTPPPLLLQDPETAHKRIQNRMAMLLTEEVEFPSTPPLPASRILEEEPRKAAWLLSLPKDQRCILWEYSTLTGPCVPESFYAVGLTPPILPWKPVQQLQTSSNHPDPASVGLGNRTSDDPQADPDGEQQFLSCSQKDVQTLEDLVELAGEGLTLTQWNIDHTRAVKQLRGESVASDIPLSGFVPQSKVKMCQSGSLHTSSLRSLAVDFSGMVNNPHLSDVQFQVDSGEVLYAHMFVLYARCPQLTEVVHREGFLVEEDGNLQTRRVLLSEVTVEAARAFLQYLYAADTSIPAQVLSDVGALAIRFGVSELISICGNSPGEKQEHAGVDSGDELFSMGEEENCENRAENFQELLRSMWVDEDEEEVALLKPEDQEEEDNEKVDEQELEEIYEFVATQRKIVRDEAEVEEGTGRCTYSETEEAQNVNRQTEDEEVVVCESPSTSSKIKEWKENFGLGRSSCESPGQEKKILGISRSENVSITRIAPVHLQGKPCECGDVSASHGGASDEREGCRRMPKVVKVSRVSQISQGEEEDDAWEKLFPSCQHNDADLSKSYDPMFSATQGEHCEPSPLNEANKESGEISSGTPVEVNNPPVHHQSQKDLLSVRSDLCSSPLINPSSPVLPAVGSSPMSPESNRTFSRVSTEISPVSAPKQKQNKGLFQSDGASFQKASEQNDDSGLEKIIKNTLSPAKSPCIDLKKQKHVPACSSLVLTTQNTASHVNQEAEVILLLDSDEEMELEQMKEKSDSEPSLREMEISRRLDYNCKKVEQEHEVPNSGPVSVADIAIHQRPFQVSLGSQDKVHSENAVKLSGKMSLNNQVGTCIDSRLNLSHEESSNMDTSWLVPDTPLLTRSRNCSTQTQATSLSCFRSQGSKHRTKALLVNNSDHKQDGEAMKIPEITSDLLLATSSQKHLLTENSSVSKKTSPGSPLGHFWKDSLRVSPAPLSPACVRVKEKSSENLSSPKQGLLCRELSLENKTDISVVEVEDSEEEKEVALLPSSGSFLLGDEPPIPVDDDCWSVKHLSPIKDNNKVLERADWANTSSLIRGESGVQHDQWKSPTRALEITGSTPLRGNPVGNRKTLLCREESPIEAHSSVSNRLSFLNSKVWDEWDEDEVPEILPLTQRVSAAAAAQNTQPLKTPDLACHKRNQPPRVPITPVPAYSIMETPELKKELNRFGVRPLPKRQMVLKLKEIFQYTHQIMSSDSEDEIPSSQPPLRKATAKHPSQPQPDLIELREENSKASGVGCEQKLGVSVPSLPVLGSGDADSSTGPSTTGYLRTKKTAETKGHPGGARGLKGATLSPATSPVKGSLVGSADGQVLSASQESAASSAAGSDNSFGSQSSSSNEFETGVLTSEEDEGFPASQAAAREADKLEAVRCYIHSNPGLYQKILLYQPFELTGLQAELKQNGIKIALGKLLDFLDAHCITFTTAGARKEKQQQRGGKKKGCKRY